The genomic interval GGCTGCGGCGGTGATAGATCTGGTGGTGGGTAAAATTAACAACTAAGGacgaaagataaaataaaataataaaaacaaaatgaatgctaaagaaattaaattgtgggttgcctcccacacagtgcttggtttaacgtcatcagcccgactaTACCCATCTTGTTCATGGTGGATCGTATGATATCTTGGAAGCCTTGAGTTCTATGTTTTGACCGTCAACCTCCATGGTCAGTTTTCCTTGTCTCAAATCAATGACGGCTCCAGCAGTAGCCAAGAATGGTCGTCCTAAAATGGTACGAACATTCTGACTGTCCCTCATGTCAAGTACCAAAAAATCTGTTAGAACCTTCAATTTATCAATTTtaagttcaacatcttccacaataCCCAGCGGTATCCTGACCGACTTATCTGCCATCTGTAAGCTTAGTCTTGTGGGCTTCATCTTGCTTAATCCCAGTTTCTCGTAGAGAGAACCTGGCATTATATTTACGCTTGCTCCTGAATCACAGATAGCATTTTCAACTGACTGACCTTCTATTTCACATGGTACAATAAATTCACCGGGATCTAGCAACTTCTGAGGAGGATTTCTTCGTGTTCCTTCGGTAACTTCACCTTCCACCTGATCTACAAACTCATTATTAGTGTGTAGGTTCTTGAGCTCTTCAAGACCTTTTTTCTTTTGGAATTCAGCTTGTAATTGTAAAAATCGCTGGGGGtagggaagtaaagaaatatcaatGCATTTATTCAAATCATACCTCTCAGATTTCTTACCTCGGGCTCCTTTGGTTGGACTTAGCTTTTCATCCCGCATAGGTGGACGTTCAACCTCCTTCTCTTCTCTGCCTACCACACAAATCTCTTCATGATGTATAAAAATGGCATTCACCTCTCTCAGATTTGGGTCGACAGTCTTTTGAACTGCGCCTGATGGTTGAGAcgtgagttgcttcgttatctGTCCCACTTGCGACTCCAGTATTTTCAAGGTCGCACCAATACTTGCCATGTGTGTCTCAAGGTTGTCCAGTATAGACTCAGTTCTAGACATCCTTTTACCAGATTCAACAACAAAAGTCCCCACTAAATCTTCAAAAGATGGCTTtccttccccatttgatgtattgaaccccggaggaggattcaacacattcttattgtttgcataagaaaagttttcatggtttctcaaaccagggtgataagtgttagggggagggttacctcggtATCCTCCATAGCCACGATTGTTATTGATGTACTGAGCTTCCTCCACAACTGGCTCTTCCGCAGCAGTCACCAATGCTACATCAGACGTAGATTGGTTTGGCTTGTTCATCGCTGCAATATGTGCTGTCAATGCCGAAACCTGTGCAGTCAGTGATGTGATAGGATCCACAACATAAACTCCAGCAGTCTTTTgtactcctgacctctcagacaGCCACTGGTAGCTAttaatagtcatctgctcaagcaagtcataggcttgagcaggagatttggcaaagattGTGCCACCTGCCGCTGCATCTACTGTTGTCCGAGTCTGACCATTCAATCCATTATAGAAAAGCTCGATTTGTACCCAGTATTCAAATCCATGATTTGGGCACCTCCTCAaacaactccttataccttTCCCAAGCTTCATACAACTGCTCGAAGTCTGTCTGTCTAAAAGTGCTGATCTCAATCTTTaattgtgcagacttcgcaggtggaaaatatttagaaaggaaCTTCGTCGCCAGCTTTTGCCATGTCGTGATGCTCCCTAATGGCattgattggagccatcctcttgcttgatccctgagagaaaaaggaaacaagcgcagtcgaataatatcatcagaaacaccatttatttttaccgtgtccgtaatctccaagaatgatctgagatgtagatgaggatctgcagtagtggctcccccaaactggttctgttgaaccatgtttatcaatgcgggCTTAAGCTCGAAATTGTTGGCGTTGATGGTTCCTCGAGCAATGCCAGAATAGTGcgtgttgatcactggtcgAAAGTGATCTCTGATTGGTATAGCCTCAGGCGGCATCTGTCTGTCGTTTTCTCTGTTATCAGCCATCGCTTTGATTTCTTCCCTTCTCGCTTTTCTCAATCTTCTCGCAGTTCGttcgatctccggatcaaaAATAAGCAAATCAGGGCTGTGCGATCttagcatgcactgtcaaacagaGAAGGTGAATAAgtcaaaaatgaaataaaataaaagctctaaattaaaatctagactaattggtaacaatattgatataaatgcaaatttgacactccccggcaacggcgccaaaaactcgTTGCGCGTTTTCCTActgcaagtgtacggtgtcaagttttagtactggttagagtacagatatcgatcccacgaggagtgtgtgtaaaattgtatatcaattcttgtaattaaaatagtctcaactttatttagagaaATTGAATAAACGGTTGGTTTGGTTgaatgaattaactgaaaacaatgaattaaataagtcaccgaattgagagataataatgagagaaagtatctagagaaatgatttcacaaagtttccacgataattattcacagtttaatttatattcctgaattccaatcaattaatggccaagaacacttagattgttttattccccctttcccaagtgacgaataaagtgtatctatcaacttcgattcaattattcctaattagaatctacgtttcatagataagtgcaaacaatgttcttactaagcctcgctaaagttatacgccttccgaacgctataaaaatttaacgatgtgtctctaatgatctataatcctagtccctctcccgagttataagattaatcaaacgACAAACAATTtgtggccagtaaattgcagtgcagtaaacgcagagaacacaattaaacgaaatcggaattcaatcaaataaataacgatgtcaaatcatcgtatccacagagttacgtcattctctagaatggaagtttagttcatcacgaaatccaagagaaacaaatacatatttttagTTCTAGGCATCGAcacgcaataaaataaagagacaaaagaaaagataacaaatccaaagcgtcgtctctgtccccagatccgtcgttcttcgtagttGTGATCGATCTTCGCCTCTCAGTACTTTCCTCTCGCCTTCTTTTTCTTCCCAAGATGGTGTATTTTCGTGTGTTTTCTCCTCACGGTGGCTCCTTCCTTGCCATGACCTAATTCGCGGCCTTTTATACTTTTCTGAACTCGCGGCGCGAGCTATGACGCGACAACTGGCGCTGGGGCGCGTTGTGTTCTGCCGAGTAAGATGTGAGTGCGCGCACGGAGGCGCGAGGTTACGCGCTAGGGCGCGCGACTCTCTGGCTTTGGCTTTGCAACtgcgcgcgcggtggcgcgagATTAGGCGCTAGGGCGCGTAACATTCTGCCTTGAGAAATGTTGTTGTGCACGCGAATGCGCAAGAAGTCGCGCTAGGGCGCGTCGCTCTCGGGGTGATGCCTTGCATGTCAGTGCGTGCAATGGCGCGAGATGTCGGGCTGGGGCGCACGAGCTACTGTCCGAAGGTTATGGCAATGAATTTGTTTTCTTGATTCACCTGGCTTCGTGTCCGCTGTTTTcaccattcctgaaatgacaacaaaaacaaaccaaaaacgcataattctgttcgaaacaagcataattcaaaatggattctaatataaattaagtgcaaaacttgcacttatcaacacgaca from Primulina eburnea isolate SZY01 chromosome 17, ASM2296580v1, whole genome shotgun sequence carries:
- the LOC140817821 gene encoding uncharacterized protein; the protein is MTINSYQWLSERSGVQKTAGVYVVDPITSLTAQVSALTAHIAAMNKPNQSTSDVALVTAAEEPVVEEAQYINNNRGYGGYRGKPSFEDLVGTFVVESGKRMSRTESILDNLETHMASIGATLKILESQVGQITKQLTSQPSGAVQKTVDPNLREVNAIFIHHEEICVVGREEKEVERPPMRDEKLSPTKGARGKKSERYDLNKCIDISLLPYPQRFLQLQAEFQKKKGLEELKNLHTNNEFVDQVEGEVTEGTRRNPPQKLLDPGEFIVPCEIEGQSVENAICDSGASVNIMPGSLYEKLGLSKMKPTRLSLQMADKSVRIPLGIVEDVELKIDKLKVLTDFLVLDMRDSQNVRTILGRPFLATAGAVIDLRQGKLTMEVDGQNIELKASKISYDPP